ACGGCCGTTGCGACTGCCATCCGACGAACGCAGACCGAGGAGAGGCCAACATGACGACATTGACAGACGCTCAGCGCTCCACCCTGAGGGCCCAGCTGGACGAACGCGAGAAGCAGCTGCAGGCCGAAGTGCGCGAGGAACGCGAGGCGAGGGCCGACCGTTCCATCGAGCAAGCCGGCCAGGTCGGCGATCATGGCGATGCGGCCGCCACTCACCTGCAGGAAGGCATTCGCCACGTCGAGACCGAGCGCGATATCGAGGAACTCCGCGACATCGATGCCGCGCGCGCCCGGCTGGACGACGGCAGCTACGGCGAATGCGTGGACTGTGGCCAGGCGATTGCCTTTGCCCGACTTCAGGCGCAACCCACCGCGCTGCGGTGTGCCGACTGCCAGACGGACTTCGAACGAGTCCACCCCACCATCCTGCGCGACCCGGGCTGAGGCAGCGACCCGCGTTTTGTTACCTTCCCGGCACTATTGCTCGCCGGCACAGGCAAGGCCTGATGCCCGGCCTGCCGCGCTCGCTACCATGACCTGCTCCCTTTTCCCGCTTTTTCACGGCAGCAGGCAAACTTCATGTTCGGCGACATCACAGGCTGGCTGGTGGCCTTCAAATACCCGGCAAGCGACAGCGGCCCGCAGTGGCTCGAAGTCAAGCAACCCGAGCGCGAAGAAGCGCTCGCCCTGGCCCGCCAGTTGGCGGCGCAGCGGTGGCCAGAAGCCGACGTCTGCAAGGTTGTACCCATCATGGAGTGAGGGGCAAGCAGCCGCCGCGCTCGCTTCCTCGTTCCCGACTCTTCCCGCCCTTGTTCTCCCCGGTGCCGCTCTGCACCCTGAAGCCAGCCCGCATGCCGCGTGACGGCGGGCAGGCACGCTACTTGAGTGGAAATTGAGGGGCCTTCCCGGCCGGCTTGTAGGAATTTGTCTGACAAGGGCATCAGACGAAGGCGACAGGTCGCACAGAAGCAACCTGATGTTTCCCGCCCTCAAGCTTCGCCAGAATTCATTCCATCGAGCAAGCCACGGCTAGCAACTTTCCAAAGCAGTTCAGGACCGAAGCAGGAGACACAGATGAGCACCACCGCAGACCAGATCCTCGCAGAGATCCGCGAAGCCAACCTGTCCTACCTGATGCTGGCGCAAAACCTGATCCGCACCGACCGCGAACAGGCCCTGTATCGGCTGGGCGTCTCGGAAGACACCGCTGATCTGCTGGAGGTGCTGAGCCCGGCGCAGATGCTGAAGATTGCCTCGGGCAACACGCTGCTGTGCCGCTTCCGCTTCGACGACGAACTGGTCTGGGGCCTGCTCACCAACCACGGCAAGGCCGCGGCGAACGACGCCACCTCGCGCCTGCACGCCGCCATCGTGATGGCCGGCCGGCACCAGGAAGCCGCCTGAGGCGGCCGGTCGCCCGCCCGACCCCGGCTACACCGCCCCTCCCCTCA
This genomic stretch from Eleftheria terrae harbors:
- a CDS encoding TraR/DksA family transcriptional regulator — encoded protein: MTTLTDAQRSTLRAQLDEREKQLQAEVREEREARADRSIEQAGQVGDHGDAAATHLQEGIRHVETERDIEELRDIDAARARLDDGSYGECVDCGQAIAFARLQAQPTALRCADCQTDFERVHPTILRDPG
- the flhD gene encoding flagellar transcriptional regulator FlhD: MSTTADQILAEIREANLSYLMLAQNLIRTDREQALYRLGVSEDTADLLEVLSPAQMLKIASGNTLLCRFRFDDELVWGLLTNHGKAAANDATSRLHAAIVMAGRHQEAA